The following proteins come from a genomic window of Plutella xylostella chromosome 22, ilPluXylo3.1, whole genome shotgun sequence:
- the LOC119690479 gene encoding D-erythronate dehydrogenase codes for MDIVVTGAGGYLGGLLADALLQPGCPVPVRRLLLLDVAPPPPRADPRVTCRAADLAAPGAPAALLPPGTQLVFHLAAVVSGHAEQDFELGLRVNLDVTRALLDAVRALGGARLVFASTVGVFGGALPAVVHEGVAPTPQSSYGCAKAMSELLVAEYARRGWLQARTLRLPTITVRAGAANRAVTSFASGMVREPLVGRDYTVPVPPETELWVASPRAAVRNLLHAAAAGGDAAPLCLPGLTVSAGAAAAALAAARPAAAARLRWAPDPLITAMVQSFPARFDCSRALRLGYVADESFDSIVRDYIQHDLKETSA; via the coding sequence ATGGACATCGTGGTGACAGGCGCGGGCGGGTACCTGGGCGGGCTGCTGGCGGACGCGCTGCTGCAGCCGGGCTGCCCCGTGCCGGTGCGCCGCCTGCTGCTGCTGGAcgtggcgccgccgccgccgcgcgccgacCCGCgcgtgacgtgccgcgccgcCGACCTGGCCGCGCccggcgcgcccgccgcgctgcTGCCGCCCGGCACGCAGCTCGTGTTCCACCTGGCCGCCGTGGTCAGCGGCCACGCCGAGCAGGACTTCGAGCTGGGCCTGCGCGTGAACCTGGACGTCACGCGGGCGCTGCTGGACGCCGTGCGGGCgctgggcggcgcgcggctcgTGTTCGCCAGCACGGTGGGCGTGTTCGGAGGCGCGCTGCCCGCCGTGGTGCACGAGGGCGTGGCTCCGACGCCGCAGAGCTCGTACGGCTGCGCGAAGGCGATGAGCGAGCTGCTGGTGGCGGAGTACGCGCGGCGCGGCTGGCTGCAGGCGCGCACGCTGCGGCTGCCCACGATCACGGtgcgcgccggcgccgccaACCGCGCCGTCACGTCGTTCGCGTCGGGCATGGTGCGCGAGCCGCTGGTGGGCCGCGACTACACCGTGCCGGTGCCGCCGGAGACCGAGCTGTGGGTGGCgagcccgcgcgccgccgtgCGCAACCTGCtgcacgcggcggcggcgggcggggaCGCGGCGCCGCTGTGCCTGCCCGGGCTCACGGTgtcggcgggcgcggcggcggcggcgctggcggcggcgcgcccggcggcggcggcgcggctgcgCTGGGCGCCGGACCCGCTCATCACCGCCATGGTGCAGTCCTTCCCGGCGCGCTTCGACTGCTCGCGCGCGCTGCGGCTCGGCTACGTCGCCGACGAAAGCTTCGACAGTATCGTGCGTGACTACATACAACACGACTTAAAGGAAACCTCGGCTTGA